The Cryptococcus gattii WM276 chromosome D, complete sequence region ATCGGCGAAGAGGTTGCGAGGTACAACGGTGCTTACAAGGCAAGTTTCCGTTCTCGTCCTGTATTCGTCTAGCTGGTCGGTTAGCTGACAGCCGTTTTCGTAGGTCACCAAGGGATTGCTGGACAAGTTTGGAGAGGACCGAGTTATCGACGTGAGTGCCTTGGCCGGGCTTTACAGATGAAAAAAAGATTTTTGACGTCAAGAATGTTTTAGACTCCCATTACCGAGGCTGGTTTCACTGGTATGGCTGTCGGTGCTGCCCTTGCCGGTCTCCGACCCATTTGCGAGTTCAGTATGTCCCTTTTGTTCCCCTGATCACTTTTTCCCGGCTAAGACCTCGCACGCAGTGACCTGGAACTTTGCCATGCAGTCTATCGACCAAATCGTCAACTCTGGTGGTAAGACCCACTACATGTCTGGTGGTAACGTCCCCTGTCCCGTCGTCTTCCGTGGTCCCAACGGTGCCGCTGCCGGTGTCGCTGCCCAGCACTCTCAGGACTACTGTGCGTGGTACGGAAGTGTTCCCGGTTTGAAGGTCGTCTCCCCCTGGAGCGCTTCCGACTGCAAGGGTTTGTTGAAGAGCGCTATCAGGGACTCTAACCCTGTACGTCGGGcctttttttgtttttttaTACATCACAGAAACTAATCTACTGTCTGCAGGTTTGTTTCCTTGAGAACGAGCTCCTCTACGGTGTCCATTTCCCCATGACCAAGGAAGAACTCTCCGAGGACTTCCTCATCCCCATCGGCAAGGCCAAGATTGAAAAGGCTGGTTCCGACGTTACCATCGTCGCTCACAGCAAGATGGTCACCCACTCTCTCGAGGCGGCCGAGATcttggagaaggaagagggtaTCAAGGTTGAGGTCATCAACCTTAGGAGTATCAGGCCGTTGGACATTGAGACTATCATTGAGAGTGTGAAGAAGACCAAGCATTTGGTCACTGTTGAGGGTGGTTTCCCTGGTAAGTCTCTTGCATCTCGActttttattattattttcCTTTTTGCTAACAtatctttttctttttcttttggcGTAGCATTCGGTGTCGGTTCCGAGATCATTGCCCAGATCTGCGAGTCTACTGCTTTCGACTACCTTGACGCTCCTCCTGAGCGAATCACCGGTGCTGATGTTCCTACTCCTGTAAGCctgcctctttctctctctttcaACTGGATTACCAATGGCTGACTtgatttcttttttttaGTACGCCGAGTCTCTCGAGACTATGGCTTTCCCCGACACCCCCTTGATCGCCAAGGTCATCAAGCGTCACCTTTGTACGTCCTTTTTACCTTTCTCTCTCGCTTTTTTTCTGAAAGATAAATGGCTAATGAATGATTATAGACCGCCAATAGATTTAAATGAAACCGGCGTGTAATGAAAACTT contains the following coding sequences:
- a CDS encoding Pyruvate dehydrogenase e1 component beta subunit, mitochondrial precursor, putative (Similar to TIGR gene model, INSD accession AAW46579.1) codes for the protein MASRITRSIPRALRAHAAPLSTSAPAPASASAKLVARNALLTTAAPKVPRSASRFLVGDGQKRAASSDEGVTMMTVRDALNQAMEEEMIRDESVFVIGEEVARYNGAYKTPITEAGFTGMAVGAALAGLRPICEFMTWNFAMQSIDQIVNSGGKTHYMSGGNVPCPVVFRGPNGAAAGVAAQHSQDYCAWYGSVPGLKVVSPWSASDCKGLLKSAIRDSNPVCFLENELLYGVHFPMTKEELSEDFLIPIGKAKIEKAGSDVTIVAHSKMVTHSLEAAEILEKEEGIKVEVINLRSIRPLDIETIIESVKKTKHLVTVEGGFPAFGVGSEIIAQICESTAFDYLDAPPERITGADVPTPYAESLETMAFPDTPLIAKVIKRHLYRQ